The following are encoded in a window of Puntigrus tetrazona isolate hp1 unplaced genomic scaffold, ASM1883169v1 S000000373, whole genome shotgun sequence genomic DNA:
- the gnsb gene encoding glucosamine (N-acetyl)-6-sulfatase (Sanfilippo disease IIID), b, whose translation MASARAVSTCLFVALLTCTLRCSQCVKLSNIILILTDDQDVEMGGMTPMKKTKALIGDAGVTFSNAFTATPLCCPSRSSILSGKYPHNHLVRNNSISGNCSSTTWQKDAEPFAFPVYLNKMHYQTFYGGKYLNQYGSKDAGGVAHVPPGWDQWHALVGNSKYYNYTLSVNGKEEKHGDNYEKDYLTDLVLNRSLHFLEERSPNHPFFMMLCPPSPHSPWTAAPQYQQSFNDVKAPRNGSFNVPGKDKHWLLRQPANPMPNSSIEYLDNAYRRRWQTLLSVDDMVEQLIKKLDSVKELNNTYIFYTSDHGYHTGQFSLPIDKRQLYEFDIRIPLLVRGPGIKPKQTLQSPVLNIDLSMTILDIAGVNLSTVNMDGQSFLPQMAPSLRNGTERPFFLVEYTGEGHSSEDPGCPKLGPGLAECFPDCVCEDAFNNTYACVRTLKGANLQYCEFADNESFVEVYNLTSDPHQLENILKKVDPTLLQIMNQRLIKLQSCTGDSCRNIK comes from the exons ATGGCGAGCGCGCGCGCGGTGTCCACCTGTCTGTTTGTCGCGCTTCTCACCTGCACGCTCAGGTGTTCGCAATGCGTCAAACTGAGCAACATCATCCTCATTCTCACCGACGACCAGGACGTGGAGATGGGTGGAATG ACGCCCATGAAGAAGACCAAAGCACTGATCGGTGACGCTGGTGTGACTTTCTCCAATGCC TTCACAGCCACCCCTCTGTGCTGTCCCAGCCGCAGCAGCATCCTCTCCGGTAAATACCCACACAATCATTTGGTCCGAAATAACTCCATCTCTGGCAACTGCAGCAGCACGACCTGGCAGAAGGATGCCGAGCCCTTCGCCTTTCCGGTTTACCTCAATAAGATGCACTATCAGACCTTCTACGGCGGCAAATACTTGAATCAG TACGGAAGTAAAGACGCAGGCGGAGTGGCTCATGTGCCTCCTGGCTGGGACCAGTGGCATGCACTG GTGGGAAACtccaaatattacaattacacGCTGTCTGTGAATGGAAAAGAGGAAAAGCATGGAGACAACTATGAGAAGGACTACCTCACAGATCTGGTT TTAAACCGCTCGCTGCACTTCCTGGAGGAGCGGAGCCCCAATCACCCGTTCTTCATGATGCTGTGTCCGCCGTCCCCTCATTCTCCGTGGACGGCCGCCCCTCAGTATCAGCAGTCCTTCAACGACGTCAAAGCGCCACGAAACGGCAGCTTCAACGTGCCTGGAAAG gACAAACATTGGTTACTACGGCAGCCTGCGAACCCAATGCCAAACAGCTCCATTGAGTACCTGGACAACGCTTACCGCAGGAG GTGGCAGACGCTCCTGTCCGTGGATGATATGGTGGAGCAGCTGATTAAGAAACTGGATTCAGTAAAGGAGCTGAACAACACATACATCTTCTACACGTCTGACCACGGCTATCACACCG GCCAGTTCTCGTTGCCCATTGATAAGAGACAGCTGTACGAGTTTGATATTCGCATCCCTCTTTTAGTCCGGGGCCCAGGAATCAAACCTAAGCAAACACTTCAG TCTCCAGTGCTGAATATAGATCTGTCTATGACTATCCTGGACATCGCAGGAGTAAATCTCTCCACCGTTAACATGGACGGACAATCTTTCCTGCCACAGATG GCGCCATCGTTGCGTAACGGCACTGAGCGGCCCTTCTTCCTGGTCGAGTACACCGGTGAAGGACATTCCTCTGAAGACCCCGGATGCCCTAAACTCGGCCCTGGTCTAGCT GAATGCTTCCCAGACTGCGTATGCGAAGACGCCTTCAACAACACGTACGCCTGCGTCAGGACTCTGAAGGGTGCAAACCTGCAGTACTGCGAGTTCGCAGACAATGAG TCGTTCGTAGAGGTGTACAACCTGACATCAGATCCCCATCAGCTGGAGAACATCCTGAAGAAGGTGGATCCTACGCTTTTGCAGATCATGAACCAAAGGCTGATCAAGCTGCAGTCCTGCACGGGCGACAGCTGTCgaaacatcaaataa
- the mrps24 gene encoding 28S ribosomal protein S24, mitochondrial: MAASLVRHRQLLSIVSSQLNTVACLRNIHCTAACLKSRAARVRVGKGDKPVTYEQAYPPHHIGHRKGWLSQHTSNLHGEDGAAERVVEDVFIRRFMYGTFHGCLADEVVIKRRGNLLVICAVMLQKLLPLKFYFLIGYTEELLSHFYKCPVKIEMQTVEDKVVYKYL, from the exons ATGGCGGCGTCCTTGGTCAGACACAGACAGTTGTTGTCG ATCGTGAGCAGCCAGTTGAATACTGTGGCATGTTTGAGGAACATTCACTGTACTGCAGCTTGTTTGAAG AGCCGTGCAGCCCGTGTTCGAGTGGGTAAAGGAGACAAGCCAGTGACTTACGAGCAAGCGTATCCCCCTCATCACATCGGCCACAGGAAGGGCTGGctctcacaacacacca GTAATCTTCACGGTGAAGATGGAGCGGCGGAGCGCGTAGTGGAGGACGTCTTCATCAGACGCTTCATGTACGGCACATTTCATGGCTGTTTAGCGGACGAGGTGGTGATCAAACGCAGAGGAAACCTCCTGGTCATCTGTGCCGTGATGTTACAGAAGCTCTTACCGTTAAAATTCTACTTTCTCATTGGTTACACAGAGGAACTGCTCTCCCATTTCTACAAATGTCCAGTTAAAATCGAGATGCAGACAGTAGAGGACAAAGTTGTCTACAAATATCTCTAA